Within the Phaseolus vulgaris cultivar G19833 chromosome 9, P. vulgaris v2.0, whole genome shotgun sequence genome, the region TTTTGAGGCAAAATGAAATCAACTTCAGCATGAAAAGGAGCAGTATGTGGAAACAATTTATACATAAACAATAAAGCTTCCTCCATGAActccattaaatattttattgtagaatttcatagaattttataatcatGCTTGATATTTCCAACCTGGTGGCGTCAATAGGAAGGGTAGATGTAACAAGTATGCAAGCTTACCCCTCCTAGTGAAGAGATTTGTTTCTAAGATCCAATCCTGTTACCAGGCAGCAACCTTAGGTTGTGTGCCAAGGCTCACCCTTTTAACAAACAATATACTTTCAAAATAGTAAATATCAACTATTAAAGTAGAACTTAAATGTCTACTTTATCTTTCATCTAATATGCACAAACACCAAAATAATAAGTTCAGACGATCCATGATAAGTTTGCTTTCTACAGAAGGTTATTCAGTGATAAAATTGCATAGCTTACCTGGATCACCACTATATATTACCTAAATTAGCCATTAATCTCAACAGCACACATCACTAAGGTATTGTgtttatcttaattttatttgaaaatgataattaaatatcaacGACTCAGTTTCAGAAAAAAAGGGCGGTGGTGGAGCATACACAACTGGTAGGCTCACAATAATAGTACACATACCTCCCATTCATGCCAACAATTATGACATCGTTCTCAGATCCAAATGCCACAATTAAATTGGTGCTTTGGGGCAAGCGGAACTGCGCAAATGACCACTCTGAGCTAAAATATTTTGGTAAAAGTCCTACAACATATGAAGGAAAAATCATAAGCATACAAAAAAATCATGCAGAATGAATATTGTGCAAAATATCCCGACATAAAAGAAACGTTTCAGAACCATGAGCAGATTTACTGAACCGAGATCCCATATCTATGGGTTCCTGTAGAAAAGATTATGTTAATACGATAATGATTTGAAAAGACTTTGATTCTTAAAAGGGTAATGCCTCGTCAACAACGGTTAtacatgaataaaaaaaagcaCAACTAATGTGCTGAGCCATTGATTACATTTAGTGTGCAGAAAATATATCCCTGAACAAATCCAAAGGAAAATTGAAAGGAGACAAAGAAATTGGCATTTTTTCTTATATAGGAATAAACAATCAGAACAAAGCAAGAATGCACACACAACTCCTGGGGGTAGAGAGAATGATGATTCTTTTTAATCAATGTGTTATCATGATCACGTTTTATACCTGCACTTCTACAGAAATAGTAGACTTCAGATAGATGATTTGAACTGAATTGAATAATTCAGTCAAGATCTCCAATCTATACAAATTACCATTTAAAAATCAAACACACAATGCAACTCCCTAGATAACTATTCAAATGGGTAAACTGAATAAAATGACTGAATCACTAAATTATGATGAGTCCAACCGCTCACAGCATTATACTTAAGAAAATTTATGTTACCTCTCATGAAAGAAAACGCTGAATTGGGGTTGGCGCCAGTATTTGGAGAAATCAAGGGATCCATAGAAGTAGAAGAATTCTGATGAAACAGTGCAGGCCCTTGAGCAACATTTGGCTGATTCAAACTATCCTCCCCAGACACTCTCACTCTCAAACTGAATACATGAACAGTGCATTTGTCACTTGATGCTGCCAACCACTGAACATTTGGAGAAAAGGCTATACTGTTGATTTCAGCTCTATCTGCCCCTCTTCTTACCTACATGCAAGAGTAAATGCATCATCGAGTATGAAAACAAAGGAGGAAATTTGCTAATAAAGTATCAAATCAATTCCTACCCAAAAAAAGATGtaacttttagaatttttgtGGACAACCCAAGACTATTATGGTGTTAAAGCTTTTTGTAAGGACAGTAAAAGGTTTAACTATAAACCATGCTAAAACATTATTATTGTAACTAGACATCCAAGGCTGCCAAGGAAACTGGTATATCCTAATcatatttatgaataataaatcCACTCTGTACACCTACTTCTTGCAATTGAGTTCCGTCCATTGTATTGAAGATTCTAATTAAAGTGCCCGTTATACTAGCAGTTGCAAGAAGGAGTCCATCCAATGTCAGAGTTAAACATGCAATTTGAGAATCATGAGCACTGATTAATTTTGTCACGTTCAGTCCAAAGTGTTCAACTCGAACTTGTCCTTTGTTTAAACCTGGACAAGCCAAAACAAATGTATTTGAATGGTGTGAAAGACAGCACAGCCCTCTAGGATTTGCCAGAGTTTCAATCTGATGAAGAAGCTTCAAATCTGTAAAGTTATAAACATATATCTTGTGCTCAAGAACAATTACAATTCGATCCCTTCTTAATTTCACTCCTCGAACTTCAGATCTAAATGTAAATACACCCATGCACCTGCTCTGATAATCATCCCATATCAAGACTTTATTTGGTGGGTAGTGTGAATTAGCTACGGAACCAACAAGTGCTAGAAGATTGCAGCGGAATAGCATCTCTACAATTTTAAAACCACCACTTTTCATATCACGTCTGAAAGTTTCTTTGCAAGGTTTACAATTATAAATTCGAAAACCATGACTTGTTCCAGCAGCAAAGCAACGATAGTCCTGATTCCATGTTATTGAGAGCAAGTCTGTGTCATCATTTTCATTCATGTCTCCAATAGGCAGGGTAAAAGAAGGAGAGGCCCCACCATTGGGGGATGCACTATTTCCAATCCTTGAATTTGGAAATATTCCTTGATATATTGAACCAGATGAACTCATACGAGATAACGGTGAACCTTCCATCCTTTGCTGCATTCGATAACTTCAGTTAACCAAGGTAGAGAAAGTGAAGTGCCACAAAGTGATTTCTGTTGAAACAGACAAGAAAAATTCATTGATATTACtttaaatgaatatttaatCACATTCTGGAATGCTTACAAGTTAAAAACTGGAAAATGAAAGTAGTGGGAGGAAATTGAACTCATACTAGCagatgcaaaaaaataaattgtagtTGTCTTCATACATGTTCTACAATGACTGAGTGTGTTAATGATGTGAATGTCTTGATAAATAAGTTAACAAAAAACTGAGTTTTTCCTAAACGTATGCTTTTAGAGACAAGAAACAAACACACTTTTACAGTTTAGTCCTTTCCGATCTCATTTTCTTGATAATATCACATATATTCAGCATCTAAACCCTAAACGAGAATCAGATTTTTAATGCAGCACAGTTAACCCGATTACTTGGGTCTCTATTTCACCACCTAGTCCCAACTACGTCCAAGATTTTGATGACCCTTCAAAGTTCAAACAGACTAATCagtaaaaaacatttttaaggCAATTTATCAAGTTTACCTAACAACCAAAATGTTCATACAACTCAGGgatcaaaattcaaataactaatCATAAGCTGATAGCAGATTTATTTCTTATCATAATTTTATGATGCTACAGGTTTTGAAAGAAACCAGTTAACCTGTAATTGCTCAACCAAAAATGCTTATTGTAAGTGCTCATCAATCAAATGCCTCCACTTTTACATCTTGGCATTCTTGCATGTAAGGGTAGAATTGTGATTGGACACAAGAGAATATCAGGGAAGCAATCACTGAAGCAACTCTGACCACCAAAGACAGTAAATTCCAACTCTTTCCAGCAACAAACTTCACTTGGTCTCGCCTGCCTGCACATACCccgtaataaaaaatattcaatattgaaaaatataaaaccttcaacaagaagcaaaaaTTGACGAAAAGCATTTGCTTCCCAGTAGAGGGTGTTCAAGAAGGGAAGAGGTTTATTTGGGTTTTGAAAATCAAATTGAAAAGCAATAAAACTGAAATTCCCAGTAGAGGGTGTTCAAGAAAAAAGGGCATCATAAAATCATCAAAGCAAAAcaataataagaagaagaaaaagaaagagaagaagaagaagagaaattaAAATGCACAAAATTGCATGATATGTGTTACAAAGAGCAAGGAAGTGGAGATCAAAATGGTGAGGGTGAAGCAGAGGGTTGTGTTCATAATTCAGAATCATACCTCTATCTAGCTTCCTTCTTAGTTTGTAATTCTTTGTTTTCTACGTTTTATACAGGACGATTTCCTGGATCCATCCATATTCATGTTTCTTCCCTTATAACagtatgaaatttaaaatatagattattaaaataatcatGATTAAGAAATAtgtgaaaatttattaaatgtaaTTAATTGGTAGgtctttaactttttttttaaattttaaatgcatacttcaattattattttaataaagtccatggaattttatttaatttttaattaggtCTTAGTGTGTTTTGTTGTGTGTGTTCCATCCATACACAGTACCGTTGaatttgttttctcaaaatttattaaaagcaAATAAACAGTTATATGATATATAGAAAAgacaaataataactaattaaatcagTTTAAACAATAAACCAAACAGAATATCGaattatatataacatttatttataatataacaaaataattaattatatgtaatatctAGTTATATATAGTTTCTATTAGTAGAAACGTGCACATAAATGCatcttaactttttttaactAGAAAACAtatgcaattataatttattattattattatgataattgttaaataaaaatattaataaattcatattaaaatgataaaatatatgcataaagtaattatatgtttttaattttcataattttttattaatttgtattaaaatttataatttattactttttataatattttattataactaaTTTGTATAAAGAAAGTTAAGTTTTGGGGAAGAAAATGTGCTTTTCCATCACTTTCACTAGAATTAAGTTAGAAGTCTTtaagaaataagttttttttttcttaatttttttttatcttattcatatttttttttagtttaggtTAGTATTTTCTTGTTATGTTTTatgcataattttatttttaattgattcaattacttgatttaatttttttgcatTAATTGCATGTGTCTAGAAAATCTTACTGCATGTTTTTTGTTAGGTTCCTGTGTCATAGTTTGATTTggtttttcatattttagttagtttaattttcttatttgaaGTTGTTtagatttttgtttagtttatttatttgttcataattttctaAGTCTACAACATGAAAATCAAATTATGTGCTTTGTTATTCTTAATTTGAgttcttttttccttttagttCATGAGCAAAGTGCTGAATTTTTTCCCCTCATAAATACAGGTGCAGACCGCAAGGTTATTAGTCCCATTTCTTGAGTTTTTAAGTTGAATCATTGTCTTGATCATGTTATACTTTTGCTAGTTGATTTGGAAATGAAATTAAGTCTAAGTTGTGAGTTGATTGCCAAATTgagtggagaaaaaaaaaatattcttaaaaaaaaagttcattaggtctcatttttcttttatttacttCTTCTGCTACTGATTCTAGTTGGTACACCACTATATCTTCGGTATTTGAGCAGTAAGGGTGAGATATTTGCAAAAAATATTCTAATGTCTAAGTTAAAACTCAGTATgagaataataaatattgtttaatgtGTACATTTATCTTGGTTGGTGTGTCTATTTATGAAGTCATGATGAACCTCTAACATTGGGTCTAGATTATGGTAGATTATTGCGTTAACCTTGAAAAATAGGTGTTATTTCGTACCATGATTAAGTTAATCACATTGTGTTAAAAACATTTGTTGGATTTATAAAAGTCATGTCTACCACGTCACCCATGGGGTGTTTAGTCAATAATACCGTCTCAAGGGTCCTCGATGTTGTATGGTACAAAAAAAAATAGCCTCATAatttgaaaaggaaaataaaaaattttaaaaactgaaaataaaagtgaaatgTCGAACCATATACAACACAAAAGTAAAGAAATATAGCAAATGATGCCACACAATACACCCTTTGTGCATTTGCTTGTTATCTTTCAGTGTACAATTCTTTTTAATTCCATATTGAAACTGCAGGTATGTGTTTAATATGTTCTTGGTTCaacttgcattttttttattttgttttagtacTCATATTCTATACATATTtcctagatttttttttactgtcTTCTTCTAAAAATGTCTTAACttttgcttgtcttttctttcTTTGAGTTTTGTTATCCATATGTTTTCATTTGAAAATTGGTCATTcttaattgatttatttatttattttaatttcttgttcTTAAGTGGAAGTAAAAATGCTtaactctttcttttcttcttgagAGTTGACCTCTCCTTAAGGTAGTATTTTAGGTGTTGGAGAAGAATAGTTGAAGCTACTTTTATCGTCACTATAAAAGGAAAAAGGACATATTGAAGAGTGGAACCACGAAACACTTGAGAGAAAATCATAATTGAAAGTTGGATCAAAAAcacataaagaaaaacaaacgaAGCAATAAAGCATATTAATGACAAAATTTCCATCACAAACACCTAAATTCGTCATTAAATCCATAGTGAATCATGCCTTTGTGTTGTAACTTATTTtgtcacaatttttttttttgtaattttattatttctgaACTTTCTCTCATTTCTTTGGCATCTTTGAAAAAGGTCTCGGGTACAATTCCATCTTTCATGTTAAACATTGTAATAAAAACGCTTAGACTTGTGGAAGTGTTCCAATGGACTCACAAGTGTCACTTGGACTTTCATGTTAGAAATTCATGTAGTTTAGTTTGAGTTTATTTCCTTTTAAGTCTTCGTTAGTAGTCTTAATCCGTGACGAAACTAGGACTCATAAAAAACCTTAGTTGACCTTCATTTGGTCCAAATAGGGGTACATGCACACACATTGGAATGTTTTTTTGTTAAAAGTTATCAATACATTTATGTGAAAACCTTTCAaactttaagaaaatattttaataaaaaatgagtGTTTATTCTCATTCTAGACATTATAGTTTGCATGGAAGCTACGGGGATCATAATGAAGAATTGAATTGAAgagatcaaattagaaacttgagagaaaatcttaaaagaaaatttgaaaaaggagataaagtaatgAATGAGATTAGAGACATGTTTGCTCAAATCATGCAACAAAAGGGAGAAAAGGATAGGAGCAAACATGATAAGAGATCATATGGAAGAAAAGAACATTATAAAGAACTTAAGGTAGACATTCCTCTCTTATAtggaaataaaatattgaagaaTGTTTAGATATATGAAGGTTGAGAAACTTTTTAAACGCCATCAAGTAGGTGAAGAGAGAAAAATGTCCATGACTACTTTAAGTTTTCAAGAATATGCAATGTCTTGGTGGAAACAAAGGCAATATGATGTTACAATtagaagaaaaattaaagatattgaATTGGGTTGAGTTAAAGGTGTGCAAGAGAAGAAACTTTGTCTTACCTTCTTATTAGAAGaataaaaatcttataaaagaaatgaaagagcttgtagaaaaaggaagaaaaattatAGCAAGAGAAAAATGGTCTATAAGAAGAGAGAAagagtttaaataaaaaatcaagcttttattataataaaagaagaggaagaaagaaaaagaagaagaagagatgttaaaaattttcaaaaaaagaaGAGTCTCTTATAATACCTCCTACAAACATAATTAAGAAAGAATTCTTAAAGGGGGTTTGTAATACTttgaactctttttttttttacttaaatcaTGATTTTCTCAAAATTGTACAAAAAATCACTTTATTTTATTGTCGCATAGCACAAAGCAATTAATAAAACAaagtagaatttttttttttaaaacaatgacTCATTAGaaacatttatttttagttttcttttagTAAAAGAATTTATTCCACTTTTGTTTGATGCTTTCTTTAGATTAATATTTGACACCAgaagaaaataacaaataaacaaaGGTTATTGTCACTGAACATCATTAGGATTTAAGGACAGATCATTCTCAAGAGGAAGGAAATGGTGGAAACCATCCAGCCTCAAAACCATCGGTTAAGAGGATAGAAGACGATGAATCCTCATGGAAGAAGACTCTACAAAATactagattttttttcttttttcttactCTTGTAGAAATTGTATAGGTGTAGTTTATTTTGTATTCTTTTTAGGATATCATAAAGAAATAAGTGGAATTCCGTTGGGCCTTGATTTACTCTTGAAAAGTCAGCCAAAAAGGCTTGAAGGGAGAAAAAGGCTTGAAGCATGAAGTCCCACATCACTTAGAATATGCCAAAAATAGTGTAATTTGGGGCGTTAGTTTTGGGACTAACTTATGTGATGTCCCAAACCTTTTTAGTCCCAaaattttgttagaatatatggttCGAAACAAtagagggtgaattgttttcaaaatattttcgtAAATACTGGTGTCAGATTGAAAACTCAGTAAAATCAACTAATTGATTTATCTGTTCAACTAAttataaaaagcaaaaaaaaacatttaattaaaatataaataagttgTTTTGAGAATTCAACTAATTGATTTAAACTCATaacattgtaatttttttttttgataatttaataaaaacagTTATACCAATTAAAAAGCAGTTTGATTaacataacaaaattttgttaaaaaacatttaattgatttatgaaaataacatattgttttctttaacaaaaaaaatcattagatTTTAAATCGGTTCTCTTATCAAAATAACTGATTGATTTCACATaaccaaaaagaaaaaatagaaaacaaaacattttaaagAGATTAATATTCAAGTAAATTGGATCATAATGTAATGCAAAGTTCATGAATTAACTTGTGTGATCctgactgccacttatttgattaatagattaccctcCCAGGTTCTAAAGGATGTTACTCTTATTTACCttatgaccacattctatcCTTCTATTCCCATGTTGACTAGTCTTCAGACTCATGTCTTTGGTTGTCTTtcttttgtccatgttcatagtccttaTCGGGGTAAAGTTAGATCCTCGcgccatcaaatgtgtcttcattggttatgcccccaacaaaaacgggtacaaatgttatcacCCTCAAAGTCGTAAAGTCTATGTTTCCAATGATGTCACCTTTCATGAAACAGAGTCTTTCCTTCCTAGTTCTCAACT harbors:
- the LOC137823117 gene encoding autophagy-related protein 18c-like: MQQRMEGSPLSRMSSSGSIYQGIFPNSRIGNSASPNGGASPSFTLPIGDMNENDDTDLLSITWNQDYRCFAAGTSHGFRIYNCKPCKETFRRDMKSGGFKIVEMLFRCNLLALVGSVANSHYPPNKVLIWDDYQSRCMGVFTFRSEVRGVKLRRDRIVIVLEHKIYVYNFTDLKLLHQIETLANPRGLCCLSHHSNTFVLACPGLNKGQVRVEHFGLNVTKLISAHDSQIACLTLTLDGLLLATASITGTLIRIFNTMDGTQLQEVRRGADRAEINSIAFSPNVQWLAASSDKCTVHVFSLRVRVSGEDSLNQPNVAQGPALFHQNSSTSMDPLISPNTGANPNSAFSFMRGLLPKYFSSEWSFAQFRLPQSTNLIVAFGSENDVIIVGMNGSFYRCSFDIVHGGEMVQQEYVRFLKIENRP